Part of the Dehalococcoidia bacterium genome, GAGAATGATAAATCCAAGTTTAATAGAAAAAATCAAAATCTTAATTTTGAAGAAAAAATTACAGAACAAATAAGTTCATCAAAATATATTTTTTTATGCGTAAAACCTCAGTCTTTCAAAACTTTAGCTAAACAATTGAATAATAAATTATCTGAAGATCAAATTATTATATCTATCATGGCAGGTATAAAGATACCCACAATTGAAAACTATTTAAATCACTACCAAGTAGTAAGAGTGATGCCTAATACTCCAGCTCAGGTTTCTAAAGGTATTAGTGTCTGGATTTCATCAAGTAAAGTTCACAAATCAGAGAAGAATACTATAGATAAAATTCTAAATTCTTTTGGTAAATCTATAGAAGTAAAGTCTGAAAATATAATCGATATTTCAACAGCACTTTCAGGAAGTGGACCTGGTTTTATATATAAGTTTTTGGAAGATA contains:
- the proC gene encoding pyrroline-5-carboxylate reductase, which codes for MKLSNDEITFIGYGNMGSAIVEGILRDNLFKNIKIVENDKSKFNRKNQNLNFEEKITEQISSSKYIFLCVKPQSFKTLAKQLNNKLSEDQIIISIMAGIKIPTIENYLNHYQVVRVMPNTPAQVSKGISVWISSSKVHKSEKNTIDKILNSFGKSIEVKSENIIDISTALSGSGPGFIYKFLEDMILAGEKAGLDPNMSETLAVETLIGSSELLRISKESPKRLREAVTSPGGTTEAGLNFMGKNKFENIIFGTIESAIKRSIELSKEDKL